In one Limosilactobacillus oris genomic region, the following are encoded:
- a CDS encoding glycosyltransferase family 4 protein, translating to MIKITMFSSADKVAGQGVGSAYLELVNLLRSRCQDQLDIQINHYRESDISHYHTIDLPFYFSTFSKKRGRKIGYVHFLPETLEGSLKIPQPFRGIFYHYVIAFYKRMDHLVVVNPSFIDKLTAYGIPRQKITYIPNFVDAKRFHPVDASQRAQLRRHYHLPADKFVVLGSGQVQERKGVPDFITLARQNPDVQFIWAGGFSFGRLTDGYTELKKVVDNPPSNLLFTGIVSRDEIADLNNLADLFLLPSYNELFPMSVLEAFSCGTPVMLRDLDLYHSIIAGDYEPAKDVDEMQVKLTLLRNDPARLAHWQEQAHRAAQRYSEDHLAKVWLAFYQSQVKEGQHE from the coding sequence ATGATTAAGATTACAATGTTTTCGTCTGCTGATAAGGTAGCTGGCCAGGGGGTCGGCAGTGCCTACCTGGAATTGGTCAACCTGCTACGGAGCCGGTGCCAAGACCAATTGGACATCCAGATCAACCACTACCGAGAAAGCGACATTAGTCATTACCACACAATTGATTTACCCTTCTATTTTTCGACGTTTTCCAAAAAGCGGGGCCGAAAAATCGGCTACGTTCACTTCTTGCCGGAAACACTGGAGGGGAGTTTAAAAATCCCACAGCCTTTTCGTGGGATTTTTTACCATTATGTCATTGCCTTTTATAAACGAATGGACCATTTAGTGGTGGTTAACCCGTCTTTTATTGATAAGTTAACCGCTTATGGTATTCCCCGCCAGAAAATTACCTATATTCCAAATTTTGTTGACGCCAAACGTTTCCACCCGGTGGATGCAAGCCAGCGTGCGCAATTGCGGCGTCATTACCACCTGCCTGCGGATAAGTTTGTCGTTTTAGGTTCGGGGCAGGTACAGGAACGCAAGGGAGTACCGGACTTTATTACCTTGGCGCGGCAGAATCCAGACGTTCAGTTTATTTGGGCCGGGGGCTTTTCCTTTGGACGGTTGACGGACGGCTATACAGAGTTGAAAAAAGTTGTCGATAACCCGCCAAGCAACCTGCTTTTTACCGGAATCGTTAGCCGGGACGAAATTGCCGATCTAAATAACCTAGCGGACTTGTTTTTGCTCCCTTCTTATAATGAACTTTTCCCAATGTCGGTCTTAGAAGCGTTTAGCTGTGGGACCCCAGTAATGCTGCGGGACCTTGACCTGTATCATTCAATCATTGCTGGTGACTACGAGCCGGCTAAGGATGTGGATGAGATGCAGGTAAAACTGACCCTCTTACGAAATGACCCGGCGCGGCTGGCTCATTGGCAGGAGCAGGCTCATCGGGCGGCCCAACGCTACTCGGAGGATCATTTAGCAAAGGTTTGGCTTGCCTTTTACCAAAGCCAGGTAAAGGAGGGCCAGCATGAGTAG
- a CDS encoding DUF1797 family protein has protein sequence MEESMLLPIVRRLNAMRCDTSGKRQRRMFEQFGIPVCEVTYVRESDEFIFVRFRPQERFCFDSIDLTAIEVYDSLYELRHTF, from the coding sequence GTGGAAGAATCAATGTTGCTGCCGATTGTTCGCCGCCTCAATGCGATGCGGTGTGATACAAGCGGGAAAAGACAGCGTCGGATGTTTGAACAGTTTGGAATTCCGGTTTGCGAAGTGACCTATGTTCGTGAAAGCGATGAGTTTATTTTTGTGCGTTTCCGTCCACAGGAACGGTTCTGCTTTGACAGCATTGACTTAACGGCGATTGAAGTTTACGACAGTTTATATGAACTGCGGCATACTTTTTAA
- a CDS encoding lysylphosphatidylglycerol synthase transmembrane domain-containing protein encodes MSRKNWLALVAMLLIGGGIVAYSLRTVNLRLLIQDFFTLNWWWMLVALACICLYLILEGVVVKIFMNNRHADFTWKDALRLPPIEQLFNGITPFSTGGQPAQLVAMLQCGVDGGLASSVLLMKFVVFQAMIVINFLVSLLIGFHFIAEKLHALSLLVLLGFVIHLAVIVGLLLVMYWYGFTKRALNLLIKPCAWFMKPQRYERLRISLNEKVDSFYQESLRMKEEYGKMAKVCLVTLCQLFFYYAIPYFIMLALGVHGMNFIMVISLHVLIFMIISLFPIPGGAGGAEYSFSVLFASFIGSGTKLVLAMILWRLLTYYFGMFAGMVALFIKPDKIKHED; translated from the coding sequence ATGAGTAGGAAAAATTGGCTCGCTCTGGTTGCGATGCTGCTGATTGGTGGGGGGATCGTTGCCTACTCCCTACGGACCGTCAACCTCCGCTTACTGATCCAGGACTTTTTTACCCTTAACTGGTGGTGGATGCTGGTTGCATTAGCCTGTATTTGTCTTTACCTAATTCTAGAGGGGGTCGTGGTGAAGATTTTTATGAATAACCGTCATGCTGACTTTACCTGGAAAGATGCGCTGCGGTTGCCCCCGATTGAGCAGCTCTTTAACGGGATTACGCCCTTTTCCACCGGGGGTCAGCCTGCCCAGCTTGTAGCAATGCTGCAGTGTGGCGTTGACGGGGGACTGGCAAGCTCGGTTCTCTTGATGAAGTTCGTGGTTTTCCAAGCGATGATCGTGATTAACTTCCTGGTCAGCTTACTGATTGGTTTCCACTTTATCGCAGAAAAACTCCATGCGTTATCACTGCTGGTATTGCTGGGGTTTGTTATCCACTTGGCGGTGATCGTCGGTTTGCTGCTGGTGATGTACTGGTACGGATTCACCAAGCGGGCCCTGAACTTGTTGATTAAACCCTGCGCCTGGTTTATGAAACCGCAACGGTACGAGCGACTACGAATTTCTTTGAATGAAAAGGTGGACTCTTTTTATCAGGAAAGTCTCCGCATGAAGGAAGAATACGGGAAGATGGCTAAGGTCTGCCTGGTAACGTTGTGCCAGCTGTTTTTCTATTATGCGATTCCATACTTCATTATGCTGGCACTTGGGGTTCACGGAATGAACTTTATAATGGTGATTAGCCTCCATGTGCTTATTTTCATGATCATTTCGCTCTTCCCAATTCCGGGAGGAGCAGGTGGGGCAGAGTACTCATTCTCCGTTCTTTTTGCCAGCTTTATTGGTTCTGGTACTAAGCTAGTGTTGGCGATGATTTTGTGGCGGCTGTTGACGTACTATTTCGGGATGTTCGCCGGGATGGTTGCATTGTTTATTAAACCAGATAAAATTAAACATGAAGATTAG